Genomic segment of Arachis stenosperma cultivar V10309 chromosome 4, arast.V10309.gnm1.PFL2, whole genome shotgun sequence:
AAGAAGCTACGCGGATATCGGCGGCCAAGCGTTCGGATCGAAAGGAAGGATACTAGTCTCTACCTTCATATATATGGAGATCTTTATGGCTCTCATCTCCTACACTATTTCGCTACACGACAATTTGATAACTGTTTTTTTAGGAACTACTTTGAAACTTAACCTGGCGAAGTTGTCAACTTCGCAATTACTAACTATTGTGGCTGTGTTCATTGCTCTCCCTACAATGTGGATAAGAGACCTTTCTTCCATTTCGTTTCTTTCCACCCTTGGGATTCTCATGTCCGTCGTCATTTTCGTGTCGATGGCGGCCACCGCCGTTTTCGGAGGTGTTCTGACTAATCATAGCATACCGGTTTTTCAGATGCGTAAtattccttcaatttctgggCTTTTTCTTTTCAGCTATGGAGGACACATTGTTTTCCCTAATATATATAAAGCTATGAAAGACCCTTCAAAGTTTACCAAGGTAAATAAGTTATTAGCTTAAACAAGTTTTTGTTATTGTAAAATagcttttttaattttatggtCTTTATAGAAACTTTTCTTGGTGTTAGTTTTtccaaaatttaatattatttgttttgctccatattattattatctttaaaTACTAAGTGTTTGTTTGGGCGCCATTAATTATCttgataaaaaaagatattttttctatgtaaattttttttttattttttagtgtttttggcaaatttctaataataaaagtaaaagcactagaaaaataaaaaatatcttttttgagaaactataattttacatctttttttaaaaagttttttctttaaaaaaaagatgtttataaacaaaaaaatactttatattgttatacccaaacataattaataaataaaaaaatttttgcatgagatatccaaacaaaaaattacttttattttttcataaactctttaaaaaatataaatcaaaaaaagattttttcttaaaaactcaCCCAAACAAACGCGTAACATGAATATCTTATCACATCGTTATTTTAAGAATTTGAAACAAACTAATAATATACAGATATGTTATGATCACTATTGTTTTACAAAATTTGGGTTGCAATAACTATTTTTCtgtcactttttttttttattgacatGTAAACTCTTAGTAAAAAACACATTTTGGTTTGTCATTAAAATCACATGCaacactaatttttcaaattgatttttttatgttgAGAACTAATTATTGTTccatatttttttcattttataaaagattcattttcttcttatttatttatttgggaAAATTTCAGGTATCCATTGTGAGCTTCACAATTGTGACAGCACTATATATGATAATTGGGTTCCTAGGTGCAAAGATGTTTGGGCCTAATGTTAACTCTCAATTCACTCTAAGCATGCCACCAAAGCAAATCATTACAAAGATTGCTCTATGGGCTACAGTGTTAACCCCCATGACCAAATATGCCCTTGAATTTGCACCTTTTGCAATACACTTAGAGCATAGGCTTCCAAGTTCAATGAGTGGAAGGACAAAAATGGTAATTAGGGGTTGTGCTGGTTCAATCTTCCTTTTGATCATTCTTGCACTTGCTCTTTCAGTCCCATATTTTGAGCATGTACTTAGCCTCACTGGATCTCTAGTTAGTGCAGCAGTTTGTTTGATTTTGCCATGTTCTTTCTATCTCAAGATCTTTTGGGGTCAAATTGCAAAGCCCCTTTTGCTCCTAAACTTTTTCCTCATCATATTAGGGTTCTTTCTTGGGGTGATGGGTACTATTTCCTCATCAAGATCATTGGTGGAGAGTTTTCAAGCACATCATTCTAGCTGAAGGAAGGATTTTATGAAACTATATAAGGAGATGTCttgtttctatttttattttcagtgtTTTTGTTTTAAGGATCTTTTGACAAAAGTAAAggtcaaaataaaattaatagatTCTCATTGTCTTgttttatttcatgttttcgTAAGTCTTATCTATTATTACTGTGCATGAGtttaattactactaaatatatataactCGGTTACAGTTATCCAGTGTTAGCCAGAAAAAATGATTGTAAAAGCGATTTTCATAATAGCGACGAATAAAATGAGAGCAACCTAAATCGTAAAAATAGAATTGTAAGAGAGTTATATAAATATCGTGCTGTTAGACGAAGCAAAAATCGTGATATTGTGAAAATTTTCACAATTTGATAGACTTATTCTTAGCAAACCCCAGTTGTGATAGGAATTAGGTGGTAGCTAGCCTAAAAGGATAAGAATTTGAAATCCATGGAAAATTACTTATCCAAATAAACTTCTTATACCCAATTTTTCACTTCAATGCTTTCTTTATGACATCCTTTCCTTCTAGATTACTTTTCTATGCTCATGAGGGATTATTCCCACTTAGACATCTAAATCACTTCCATATCTAAAAATGTCTTTCCATAAAAATGTTGTTAAAGATTAATCATATTTAATGAGTATTTGACGAGTATAAAAGACCGAGATTAAAATTTCACAAGTTATAAAACTCAAGTTTGTTGTAAATAATTCTAAATTAGAATTTAACActctttaaaatttaataaaagtgtcataattcaaaataataactaaaagtTTAATCCCGGATCATTCTTTCTTGGAATCACAATCGATTGCCATTATCATTGACTATGAGAGATTGAGAGTTTGTTTgcaattaacaaaaatataaatagcaagaaagtaaaagtagaataaaaaattaaatcggAAGGAActtaaaccaaaaaaaaaaaaaaagaatcaagGCAATTAGCTAGAGGAGAAGAAAGTAAATTCAAGTTCCAAAAGATCTTGGCAATGGTTGAAGGTTAATGATTACTATTCTtgtcactaaccacaacatgataatTACAAAGGGCAAacctgtaacaccctaactttcagcACGTCATGATCATCCCAAAAGTGAGGTGTTACTGACCCATTATTtcttatttactatttaatattgagcctttagttCGTATCGCGTttcaatttttaagaaaatgccgaaaaaatttatttctcattaatcaaaatcatacatcaaagaacacaagtaataataataacataattattaataataataaatattatacaaAAGAATTCAAATGAGACTCGGATACAATTCTTTCTACGTGTATATGTGTGTGTTTTTGTTTTGGACTTTTGGTTGTGCTGTGTGTATATCTGGGATGGGTTGGCGGTGGGTGAGTGAGTGGCGGTGAGAAAGGGTAAACATGGCTCATTGAAGAATAAACAGATGGTGGGAGAAGGCATACGTGTAGGTGAATTGGGTAATAGGATTAGAACTGGTGAAATTAAGAATTGGGAATTTAGGGATTAGATAGAATAGAATATGAATTGAAAACCAAACttaatcaataaaattaattttaagaatactacttattttttaaattacaaattatttttaattaaatacttctaatttaaaattatagataaataaataaaattttctttgtttataacATAAGGTTCGAAActaaatattcaaaatatagTATATAAAATTTCTATTATTTCTTAATTACTAGAACTTCAAATTATAATTAAGAAAGTACTTGATTTATATGTAAAAATCTCcgaaaatataattttgattaaatagaataaattgtaaaataagttattatttaatttcgAAATCCGGAGTCTTACAAAACCCAATTCATTAGCCTCTGCAAATTGAGAAAAGGCAATTAGGTTTAATTAACCATAATCCACAAGTCCTAACCAgcttactaattgaattagtaaaaGATTAGCGTTAGTAAAAACAAGATTAATTAATATCtctaaattatcaatcaatttagACATTAATGACTCAACTTCATCCAAGTTCCCAACCCAAATGAAGAATACAAAATCTACTCCATAATTAATgtaaacattttatcaaacactttgtaggcataaaaataaaacatcataaatggcaagaataatgaaaactacAACTACTTAATTCAAGAAAGTAATAAGATAAACTCAAACAAGCAACAAAGAAACATAAAACATCACATtcatttatgaaaaataaaaattcaacaagaattcataaactaaatagCAAACTATAGGAAGTAACAAGAAATCCTAAGACACCAGAGtagtaaaacaaaaaattataaactaaGAACTACAATTAAACAAACTAAAACCTAAAAATAAGAGAGAAATTCATAAAAACACTACAAGAAATATCATTAAAATCGACGGCTTTGCCGtcgataatattaaaaattgacGGCAAAATCAACGGCATAAGTTATCGCTTTTTAGCTTGtcgattttttaaaattctaataaaatcgATGGTTTGCTAGTCCGTCGATAAGTTTTCAATAAAATCGACACCATTTTCGTCGACAATATGAGTCTAAAATTTTTACATATTCAGTAAAATCGATAAAGTTGCCGTCAATAATATCATATAAAATCGACAATGCCTCTGTTAATATTAGATACATTAAAATCGATAAAGTAGCtgttgatttaattattaagaTACTGACAAACATGTCGAcgatttttaattttcttttatctattttaaatttaaaaagcgACAAGAGTGCCGTCGATTTTAATAgccatattttttattttttttttcatttgaaaAATAGTAGACATTTAATgcaaataaacttttaaatataaaaataaaatttatactaaatATTACATAACGAGGCAACTAAACttttagatataaaaataaaattgatactAAATATTAGACAATAAATTTACAaacttatcaaaataataaataatcttCTAATATAAATATTCAAGACAACATAAATAACTAAACTCAAACTTATATTCTTCTAAATTGCAAtccactaataatacaaaatattcaaagcAAATTAAATAACTCTACTCGTACTCATCTAAATAGTCTTCATCTGAGTCATCGAGATCGTCAGAATTATCCTCTATCTGAGAATCCTGCAGTTGTCCTGGTGGCTGCAGGATAAGTGGGAGATATGTGTAATGATTGATCATTTGCGATACACAACAATAATGTAACAATGTTGTACAAAGATATGTGACTTCAAATCTTCACCATTTTCCAATTGCCACCGTTAGGATCCAGGATTTCCCTCTCTTCAGCTAAATTTAAACGTCAAATTTGGTGAACTTCCTTCTGCTTTACCTCGCCCTCAGCCAAATTAGGTGTTTCTAATGTAGTTTCATGTTCTTCACTAGTTTTCCGTTTGATTTTCCACAGCTTAGTAGTCTTCCCAATTGCTATAAGCACAACCCTTCACTTTAATTTTGTCGCCATTCAAATCTTGCATCCTTGCACATGCCACACATCAAATAAAATGTGACTGAGAATTAAGAATCAATATAATACATCAACTAACCCTTTATTATCATCACTATTTCTTTATAAcaaattttcacaaaattacTATGACTCTTTCtaatattttcaaatttgtttacccttttgttataatttttaagAATTACATGTAGTATAAGAGTGACGTTTATTATTAATTCAAACTAGCTAACAGGATCATGTTGTACAACAAAACAAAAGTTTACAAAAGGGGTGTCTGCTTTTGCCATTATAATTGAAAATCAGCATTGAATGGACTTCACAATAAGCATTCAGCACATAGTTAAAGTCATTAAAGTAATAGTCCCTTACCTATATAGCATCACTCATAAAAGTTTTCTTCATAAAAGTCATCTTCAAAGCTTGAATTCGGTATCTGGGGAGAATAATATTTGGGATCAACTTCATAAAAGTCATCTTCATAAAAGTTTTCTTCGTAATTACAAAACTATTAATCAACTTCAATTCTTATTTGGGATCAACAGAATAATAATTGGACAAAGTTCTTACCTTAAAAAGGTCTTAATAGTTGGGCTAcccatttcaaaattcaaagaCTTCAGTCTGTTAGCTTCCATTTCCACTACCTATCATGATATACCAATAGCACCCTAAGTGAGTGGAAAATCCATCAAATACCAAAACGAAATTCAGTGTTAAAAAACCATGACACGTGACTATGAAATATTTACCTCTGATTTGTTGTATGTGTTATTAGTGATAAAGCAGAATTCCTCCACATGAGGAGGATTGATCTCT
This window contains:
- the LOC130976433 gene encoding amino acid transporter AVT1H, producing MWGKLLMKSLGKWLQNLIVKSKSSDEENCNACLGESKECNNCVHTNNNNNNNNNNNNNIEEGVTNMMDTKNDADDDEANSSFAHAVINMVGMLIGLGQLSTPYGVEQGGWAYSSTLLIGLGIMCTYTSHILGKCLRRYPTKLRSYADIGGQAFGSKGRILVSTFIYMEIFMALISYTISLHDNLITVFLGTTLKLNLAKLSTSQLLTIVAVFIALPTMWIRDLSSISFLSTLGILMSVVIFVSMAATAVFGGVLTNHSIPVFQMRNIPSISGLFLFSYGGHIVFPNIYKAMKDPSKFTKVSIVSFTIVTALYMIIGFLGAKMFGPNVNSQFTLSMPPKQIITKIALWATVLTPMTKYALEFAPFAIHLEHRLPSSMSGRTKMVIRGCAGSIFLLIILALALSVPYFEHVLSLTGSLVSAAVCLILPCSFYLKIFWGQIAKPLLLLNFFLIILGFFLGVMGTISSSRSLVESFQAHHSS